TCACGCTGCCGGCCTGGATCCACGACCCGGGCTCGACGCGGCTGCTGGCCCAGTTCGGCCTGCCGGCACCCGCTGCCGGGTGGCTGTCACCCACCACCGCAACCGAATTCGAGAAGTACGCCGCCTACCTCGCGTGGAAGTACGGCGATGAGGTGGACAACTGGGCGACCCTCAACGAACCGGTCCCGCCGGTGCTGACGCAGTTCTTCGCGCTGCCCGGGCTGGTGCCGGCCTGGCCGCCGGGGCTGATCCGCCCCGACCTGGCGTCGACGTTCCTGGTCAACCAGGCCAAGGCGCACGTCGCCGCCTACGACGCGATCCACGCCTGGGACAGCACGGCCTTCGTCGGGTTCACCAACAACATGGTGCCTGCGCGGCCGGCGAATCCGGTGAATCCGCTCGACGCGCAGGCCGCCGACGCCTGGAACCAGATGTTCAACCGCTGGTTCCCCAATGCCGTCATCGACGGCTGGGTCGACGCCAACCTCGACGGCGTCAAGACCGCGGACGAGATCCACCCCGAGTTCGTCGACAAGGTCGACTTCATGGGCGTGCAGTACTACGGGTCGCAGCCGATGCAGGGCTTCGGCGTCGCACCCATCCCCGGGCTGCCGTTCCTGCGCGGGCTGCCGGTGCGCTGCCAGGCCAGCTCGCCGACGTGTAGCGACTTCAACCAACCGATCGATCCCGGCGGGTTCCGCGAGGTCCTCGAGGTCGCGGGGTCCTACGGGAAACCGTTGTGGGTCACCGAGAACGGCATCGCCGACGACGAGGACACCAAGCGGCCGTCCTACATCGCCAACCACATCGCCGTCGTGCAGGACCTGGTCGCCCACGGCGCCGACATCCGCGGCTACACCTACTGGTCGTTCGTCGACAACCTGGAGTGGTCCGAGGGCTACCACCTGCAGTTCGGGCTGTACGGCTCCGACCCGGCGACGCCCGAACTCGAGCGCACGCCGAAGCCGGCCAGCATCGACACCCTCAGTGCGATCGCAGGGTCGAACTCGTTGCCGCTGTGGGTGCTTGCGCAGTACGTCGCCGCGTCGAGCACCTGAGCCGGCTACTGGTGCTGCTTGACGGCCTGGTCGATCTCCTCCTGGCTGACCTCGCGGATCGGCTGCCCCATCGACCACAGATGGCCGAACGGGTCACGGAGCTCGCCGTAGCGGTCACCCCAGAACATGTCCTGCAGCGGCATGACGACCGTCGCGCCGGCGTCGACGGCCTTCTGGAACTTGGCGTCCACGTCGTCGACCGTGAGATGGATGGTGACCGGTGAGCCGCCCAGCGCCTCCGGCACGACCGATTTGCCGTCGTTCATCTCCGGGAAATCGTCGTTGAGCATCACCAGCGCGCCGTTCAACCGCAGCGCGGCGTGGAAGAGTTTCTTCCCGTCCGGCCCGGGCACGCGGCCGAGTTCCTCAGCGTCGAACGCCTTGACGTAGAAGTCGATGGCGGCAGCGCCGTCGCTGACCGTGAGCATGGGCGACACTGCCGGTTCGAACTCGATGGCCATTGCGAACTCCTCACATATCGGGTTGGGGGTCACGCGTACAGACCCGCGAAGCCGGCGGATCTCATCGCGCACCGCCATGCAACCACCACCCACCGACAGGCGGGCGCGTTCAGACGATCGAGAACGACGGCGGCAGCGGCTCGCGCCCGGTCAACGCCAGCAGCACCTCGGGGCCGCGCCCGTCGGCAGCGATGCGCGCCGCCAACACCAGCGCCTCCTCGGTCGCCGAGGTCGGCAGGTTGACCGAAATGTCCAGCGCGCGGCCGATATCCAGGCTGTGCACCACCAACTCGAACACCCGGGTGGGCAGATAGTTCGACAATCGGATGCCGAGCCCGCCGAGCACCTGGATCAGCGGATCTCCTGCGCCCTCCAGCCGGGCCAGCGCCTGCGCCGCCAGCGCGTCCACCGCGGCGGCCGGATGCGCACCGAGATCGCGACCGGCCTGCCTGCCGCGTTCGGCCACGTCCGCCGCGGCCATGCCCAGCGCGGTCGGGTTCACCCGCGCGTAGTACTCCTGCGGGCTGGTGACGTCCTCACGTTCGGCGGTGGTGTCCAGGTAGGTGATCACCGTCGTCAACGAGCGCGAGGTGTGCCCCACCAGGGCCCGCACGTCCCACTCGCCCAGCCCCGGTCGCTCCCACGCATCGGCGGGGATCCGGTGCACCAGCTCCGCGAAAGCACCTGCCGCGGCGGCGAACGTCGTCGGCGTCATGACCGGACGACTTGGTCCCATCCCTCGACCGACTCGGGACTGCGCGGGGCGGGCCCGACGTAGATCGCCGACGGCCGCACCAGCTTGCCGAGCCGTTTCTGCTCGAGGATGTGCGCGCACCAACCCGCCGTGCGCCCACAGGTGAACATCGCGGGCATCATCTTCGTCGGCACCTGCGCGAAGTCGAGGATTACGGCCGCCCAGAACTCGACGTTGGTCTCGATGGCCCGGTCAGGGCGCCGCTCGTGCAGTTCGGCGAGCGCGGCCTGTTCCAGCGCGGCGGCCACCTCGTAGCGCGGCGCCTGCAGGCGTTCGGCCGTCGCGCGCAGCACCCGGGCCCGTGGGTCCTCCGCGCGGTAGACGCGGTGCCCGAAGCCCATCAGCTTCTCCTTGCGGTCGAGGATGCCCTTGACCACCGCACGGGCGTCGCCGGTGTTCTCGGCTTCCTCGATCATCGGGATCACCCGCGCCGGCGCGCCGCCGTGCAGCGGACCGCTCATCGCGCCGATCGCTCCGGACAGCGCGGCCGCCACGTCGGCTCCGGTCGAGGCGATCACCCGCGCGGTGAACGTCGACGCGTTCATCCCGTGCTCGGCGGCGCTGACCCAGTAGGCGTCGATGGCCTCGATGTGCCGGGGGTCCGGGTCGCCCTGCCAGCGCGTCATGAATCGTTCGGTGACAGTGGCACATTCGTCGATGGTGCGCTGCGGGACGGCGGGCTGGTAGATCCCGCGGGCGGACTGCGCGACGTACGACAGCGCCATCACCGACGCCCGCGCCAACTGGTCGCGCGCCGTGCCGTCGTCGATGTCGAGCAGCGGCGGATACCCCCAGATCGGCGCCAGCATCGCCAGCCCCGCCTGCACGTCGACGCGGACGTCGCCGCTGTGGATCGGCAGCGGGAACGGTTCGGCGGGCGGCAGGCCGTTGCCGAATTTCCCGTCGACCAGCAGCGCCCACACGTCGCCGAACGTCACCCGCCGGCTGACCAGGTCCTCGATGTCGACGCCGCGGTACCGCAGCGCCCCGCCGTCCTTGTCGGGTTCGGCGATCTCGGAGGTGAAG
The window above is part of the Mycolicibacterium rutilum genome. Proteins encoded here:
- a CDS encoding VOC family protein gives rise to the protein MAIEFEPAVSPMLTVSDGAAAIDFYVKAFDAEELGRVPGPDGKKLFHAALRLNGALVMLNDDFPEMNDGKSVVPEALGGSPVTIHLTVDDVDAKFQKAVDAGATVVMPLQDMFWGDRYGELRDPFGHLWSMGQPIREVSQEEIDQAVKQHQ
- a CDS encoding maleylpyruvate isomerase family mycothiol-dependent enzyme gives rise to the protein MTPTTFAAAAGAFAELVHRIPADAWERPGLGEWDVRALVGHTSRSLTTVITYLDTTAEREDVTSPQEYYARVNPTALGMAAADVAERGRQAGRDLGAHPAAAVDALAAQALARLEGAGDPLIQVLGGLGIRLSNYLPTRVFELVVHSLDIGRALDISVNLPTSATEEALVLAARIAADGRGPEVLLALTGREPLPPSFSIV
- a CDS encoding citrate synthase 2, giving the protein MSAVPEDFVPGLEGVVAFTSEIAEPDKDGGALRYRGVDIEDLVSRRVTFGDVWALLVDGKFGNGLPPAEPFPLPIHSGDVRVDVQAGLAMLAPIWGYPPLLDIDDGTARDQLARASVMALSYVAQSARGIYQPAVPQRTIDECATVTERFMTRWQGDPDPRHIEAIDAYWVSAAEHGMNASTFTARVIASTGADVAAALSGAIGAMSGPLHGGAPARVIPMIEEAENTGDARAVVKGILDRKEKLMGFGHRVYRAEDPRARVLRATAERLQAPRYEVAAALEQAALAELHERRPDRAIETNVEFWAAVILDFAQVPTKMMPAMFTCGRTAGWCAHILEQKRLGKLVRPSAIYVGPAPRSPESVEGWDQVVRS